Below is a window of Colias croceus chromosome 15, ilColCroc2.1 DNA.
TAAGCAATTAATCACTAACGCCTCCGTTTAAGTCCTGGTGCGATTTGTTCAACATGAAAGATTAGGAATGTATTATATACCCTTACAACCTTCTTGCGGAACACGGTTATGTACTAAATATACACCTATATCGTACTACTACTCAGTGTGGGTCACGCTACTTCTATATGAGTCAAGATACACGGAACTATGTACCTAAATATGGAAGCGTGAcgaaatgtaatataataaagaaaattattaatagctACCTCTATTCCCAGAAGGGGATTGATCAGAATATATATGCGACTAATTTAGTTAGAGGAAGTATATAACAAAAGCAATCACTCTCCAACATACCGGTAGCAATTGAAAATTCCCATAAGGCCCCGATATCGTAATTAAATCACCAAGTTTCAAGGATGTTAGGTGCGGAGATAGCGCTCCAAGTTCGTAGCGCTTAATCGTTAATTTTAGAGCACTGAATTCATTGCTCTGACTGTCCCAACCGTCTCCAATCGGTGTGTAAGACCGGATACATTCAGAATCTAGAAAAGTTACACATTAAGAACACACAAATACTGCCTAATTACTACAACTAAGTGACAGcttaattcaatataaaacaaaaaaatgtgtgcgtgtactagtgtacacacgtaagaagtgaaacttctttatgaccttatttttcaaaaaataattaactatagGTTCTGTGATTtgctatatgcaactttacagaaatacgtcgaatctcgcgtggtagggataagaaaaagatggcgtgtaccggaaaaatgtcacgcgacgaaaaaatgttacactaaatttttttccaaccccgataaagaagtttcacttcaataaaaatactagtTCTTCAAAATACACAGAAAAATAACCTGTAGTATGATGAACTCGAACGTGGTGGCCCAAAGGGACTAGAGCCGGTCCTGCTATCGGAGCCAATGTAATAAGACTGGTGTCATGGGACACTTTACTGACGTCCATTACACGGCACTCCATTTTCCTCGGAGTCGTTATTTGAATAGCCTCCCCGAAAATCGTTTCACCACATCCCTTCCACACTTTATTTTCGGCTTTCATGGCCACTACCTATGGAGgacaaataaagaaaatagtatGGTGTATTTATCTCTATGTGTTGTAGTAGAAAGGATTTTTAATGACTTAAAAGGTGCTGCTTATTCATTTTCGGCGAATTTCATTGGCAAACAGCCTATGTCTTAAGGGATATAGGTAGatactataatctatattctatagatttaaataaaatcatttaacgCAGACGGAGCCACGGACTTTCAACAGTGTAGATCAATccgtttatatatttaaatgttttgaaaAGCGAAATAACAAGACACGTGAACTCTGAACGGGGTGTCGACCTTTACATTAATAAAGCACTAAcgtaaaaagaagaaaaatatacacGTTAGTTCAACGTACtagcaaataaatattcatttataattatattaaagccatatttctattttaatatatttaatataacttaCTTCAATTTTACCGCTTTCAGAAAATACCCTTAATTGCAACGGTTCCACTAAGTTCCCTTCTGGTATTAGTCTAATTGTTCTGAGCCAGCTGTCGGTTGCAACCTCGATCAATAAGGATCCTTCTATCAACTTCGCACACCCACCGGGGTTAGCTAAAGGTCCAGTGTAAATGGAAATAATAAGCTTTGCTGATGTTTGTATCCAATCGAATCGCAATGAGGCCGGCGAGTCTTTCAATTTGTTTATCGTCTTAGCAGGACTCGACGCTGCCCTTCGGCTGATCGATACAGGTAAATCGCTCGACTGAATTAAGCTCTGCATAATCTTACTCGGGGGACTACCTTTGACATTTTCCTCGCTTTTAGCCGTGATCTTTTTCCTAACGGGCGTTATGCAATTGGCTAAGTTCTCCATTGATTTCCGGACGAGTTCCTGCGCTTTCGATGGCTCTTTTAGTTTGTCTGATTTTGTACTTGATATCGAAGAATTGAATAGTTCTTCAGCGTCTGGTCGATCAAACGAAAGTGGACCTACCAGACATTTGGCTAATAAGGAATCATAGTTCACCCAGGGGTGTACTTTGTCAAAGAGTTCTGTAGCATCCATTCCAGCACCACGCATTAATTCTTCGGGACCTGATAAAATAATCAGATTttgttacttaataatatgttaaataatacAGATTTGAACAAATTATCGAGTTACCTACCTCCCGGATGATATGGTAAATAATGTGTAATGTTATATACTCGTCCACGAATCGCTAGCCATGCATCATctgtaataaaagtaaattactctaataaatgaatatgcttacacaaacaattttaaagtagACTTTCTCTAGTGAACCTATAAAAAATCcatgtaatgtaatgtaactacatttagttaaaattaatattatttaaaattacataagtatATTACTTTGACATTTAATTTAGTACATACTTTGTGTTTTATGTAAAGCAAGTTCTGAAGGCGAAACAGGTCGCATCCGCCCACCGACGCCTGTGAGATCTTTTCCGGAATTCCCTAATCGTATCCAGTCCATAAGACTGTGGCCAGGCTGAAGAGCACATTTGTTCCGAGGGTTGcctataaacaaaaaaaaaaaaaacttaagatAACATTAATTCCTATAGGAGTTACTACATTTAGAAAGGTGCATATGGGTATTgattaaatcattatttaccAAACTTGACACCCAAAAACGAATTACTTAAAACTCTTCTTCTTATTGcgtgataaaaattattttaatatgaaaaccCGCAACTCGATAATCAAACAAATTACAGAACTTAACAGTTCCGAAC
It encodes the following:
- the LOC123697671 gene encoding cytochrome b5 reductase 4 isoform X2, giving the protein MMPCCGCWWNGRQRHRPPDTTTGNPRNKCALQPGHSLMDWIRLGNSGKDLTGVGGRMRPVSPSELALHKTQNDAWLAIRGRVYNITHYLPYHPGGPEELMRGAGMDATELFDKVHPWVNYDSLLAKCLVGPLSFDRPDAEELFNSSISSTKSDKLKEPSKAQELVRKSMENLANCITPVRKKITAKSEENVKGSPPSKIMQSLIQSSDLPVSISRRAASSPAKTINKLKDSPASLRFDWIQTSAKLIISIYTGPLANPGGCAKLIEGSLLIEVATDSWLRTIRLIPEGNLVEPLQLRVFSESGKIEVVAMKAENKVWKGCGETIFGEAIQITTPRKMECRVMDVSKVSHDTSLITLAPIAGPALVPLGHHVRVHHTTDSECIRSYTPIGDGWDSQSNEFSALKLTIKRYELGALSPHLTSLKLGDLITISGPYGNFQLLPLKAVKTLYLIAAGTGITPMLGLLRFMLGRSNPKCERLHLVFFNKTEEDILFKDKFDEISRQDDRLNVLHVLSNEPAWTGLKGRISLDILSQVVKKESINSSEENTHFACLCGPTEFTHTGMDLLKKIGMKESHIHAFIG
- the LOC123697671 gene encoding cytochrome b5 reductase 4 isoform X1; the protein is MSDASKDEEDGASQNDNLNISLPTVLCTDTSDPEPSQANIILSSESKLSLPSALGTPTSPLVVNSPLSLPNSPTPFVKSLQTCSNKSLDEPQIGSKQKQQNNTMSNSVNNSGSATGNPRNKCALQPGHSLMDWIRLGNSGKDLTGVGGRMRPVSPSELALHKTQNDAWLAIRGRVYNITHYLPYHPGGPEELMRGAGMDATELFDKVHPWVNYDSLLAKCLVGPLSFDRPDAEELFNSSISSTKSDKLKEPSKAQELVRKSMENLANCITPVRKKITAKSEENVKGSPPSKIMQSLIQSSDLPVSISRRAASSPAKTINKLKDSPASLRFDWIQTSAKLIISIYTGPLANPGGCAKLIEGSLLIEVATDSWLRTIRLIPEGNLVEPLQLRVFSESGKIEVVAMKAENKVWKGCGETIFGEAIQITTPRKMECRVMDVSKVSHDTSLITLAPIAGPALVPLGHHVRVHHTTDSECIRSYTPIGDGWDSQSNEFSALKLTIKRYELGALSPHLTSLKLGDLITISGPYGNFQLLPLKAVKTLYLIAAGTGITPMLGLLRFMLGRSNPKCERLHLVFFNKTEEDILFKDKFDEISRQDDRLNVLHVLSNEPAWTGLKGRISLDILSQVVKKESINSSEENTHFACLCGPTEFTHTGMDLLKKIGMKESHIHAFIG